AATTCCAGTTTACCAAAGGTAAAATGCGGTAAGATAGTGTCTTTCCCCCGGGACTTGGCATTTAGCTAGATTAGGATTCCAAGGCAAATTAAATGCTTCATGGCCTGGGAGCTTAATTCTGTTCTTGTTAATTAACTAGTCAGTGGATTGATTACAGAAATTTAgttttaccaggaaaaaaaaaaaaaaaaaccttggtttTTCATACTTTATAGTAAATGCACTTTAGAAAAAATGACATACTACCAAACTCAATCTGAATGCTAATCTCCTGCAATATCTACATTTCTGTATAATGAATGTCAAGGTTAAGGCTGCTCCACATTGGTGCATTAAGTACATTGTATGATTTGAAGAACAACACAAGCTCTCTCACTGGTCTGTAAGTCCCTTCAACCAACCTTCTGTGATCCCACCTAGTGCATTTAGATTTACATTATAACCTCTACCTGCCTGATACCTTGAGTTGTAGCATAAATATGTTGTTTCCTGAAAAGTAATTTGAAGTATCAGGAGAATATAAGCTTCTTATTTTAATGAATTGGTTCTTGTCAGTGAATAACCTTAGTGGATAGTAGAGAACAAGAGGAAAGACATCAACACCCAAGCTGTAGATTGTGGTAAACCAACAAGTTTACTCTCACTATGACATATGGGACACTAATCTATCGATTGGTAAGGAAGATGATAGAAGGTGAATAATGTCCAAAAAATTCAGCAAGGAGGTTGGTAATGAGACTGGACTACTAAAGGaactaaaatatacatatatgttggAGCTAACTATTATATTAGCCCCTTTTCCcaaagaacatttctttttcattcattcaacaaatatttgttgaatgtcaACTATGTGCCAGAAAGTATTCTAGGCACTGAAGATTCAGCAGTGACATGGTGTGAATTCCATGTTAGAAGTATCACTCTGGTTTccatgagaagaaaaaaacatcagggaaataaaGTTGAAAGCAGAGGAGTGAGTCAGGAAAGTATTTCAATAGTCCAGGAGAGAAAACGATAATGGATTGAAGTAAGACAGTAGTTGTGGATTTAGTGAGAAATGATAGGAGTCAGGATACAGTCTGAAGGTAGAGCCAACAGAGTTTGCTGATGGATGGGAAGAGGGATGTGGGAGATGCCTGAGcaatggagaaagagaagtgaCATTTACAAAGATGAAAATAGTACGAGAGTTTTTTTGGAAATAATCAAGATCTCTGTTTTGAGATGAGTGCGTGATATGGAGTGGACAGTTAAAACACAGGAGTCAGAAATTTGGGAGAGAGGGCTGTCTAGAAACATGAAGTTGGGAATGATTGGCAAGTGGATGATATTCAAAGTCGAGTGTCTGCATGTGATCAACTAGGGAATgaatttagaaagaagaaaaattctaaatcaTCGGAGCACTCCAAAAACCTAGAATTTGAGAAGAGAAATAGGAGCTCGAAAAGCAGATGGAAAAAGACTGGTGGGATAGGATGAGAACCTCGAGAGCTGAAATTTCTGCAAGCTAGTGAAAAAAAGGTTTCAAGAAGGAGGGAGAGCTCAACTTGTctaatgaaacaaaaacagagcaAGATGAGAAATCGGACTTGACTATTGATTTGGCTACAGAAAGTCAGAGAGAGGCTGACTTTGATGACAGCAGCTTCATACCACCTATGAAAGCTTGTACCATGGTTTTCTCAGAGTGAGACATGAACTGATAGAAGCAGGGAAAACAAAACTTCCAAGAAATTTTcagtaaaagaaaacagagatctGAGGCAGAAGCTGGAAAGGGACGTTTGAACAGGTAAAGTGTTTGCTGTTTGTTGGTTGGGTTTCTTTAGAGGCAAAGGAGCAATGGGCTAGAGGTAGAGAAACAAGAATAACTATCCTGCCTCTAATAGGGCCAGTGTAGAAGAAAACAGTCACCAAGTGGGAAGTTTGTGTGGAAAACAGTGTTCTCAGGGACAGGCTGGGGTTGGGAGGGGTGGAACTAAGACCCTGAAGACGATGGACATAATTACAGGAAAAAGACTCTAGGAAGTCTGAGCTTCTTTTGTTGAGTATGGTCCACAAGAGTATAAAGGATGTTGATATTATgacattattttccttattttgtcaCTTCCAGGCTGTCTTTAATGTTTACTCTATTATATTTTACAGCTTAAATAAATTTGGGCAGAAATAGTAGAGACAGAAATATGATATACAATGTGATACAGCAAGGGTCCCAGATGGCACTGAGAATTTAGAATATGTTTGTATTTAGATTGggagtggggggatccctgggtggtgcagtggtttagcgcctgcctttggcccagggcgcgatcctggagacctgggatcgaatcccacgtcgggctcccggtgcatggagcctgcttctccctctgcctatgtctctgcctttctctctctctgtgactatcataaataaataaataaaaattaaaaaaaaaaaaagattgggagtGGGAAAGAGTCTGAAGGAGACTGAGCTCCTCATGGATGTGTAGTGGCACAGATGTGTAGTGTTCTAACAAGTAGAGGCTTAAGGGTGCAAGGCAGCTACCgttaaggaagaaagaacatcacacatattttttctcttgtctgTCCACCTTTTCTAAGTATGAGGAGGATGAGACAAGAGGTTGGAAAGTAGACCTTTAATAATCAAGATAGTATAAGAATATAAAGTTTAATATTTCCAATGACTATGACTCATTTTCTTTTACTGCTAGTAATTATCCATTTGAATTTTCCATGTTTAttctatcttttaaaactttactttttaaaatacgaAAAAGGAATTATACTTAGACCTGAGACTTACTGAATTACTTAcaagtatttatttcatatttctttggcTCTTCAACTCAGCTTCTCTACTTGTTTCCATTTCTCACTTCAAATAGAGTGAGTTGAATCGTATAAAGCTGTTCACTGGCTTGGATCCGTGGATATATggacaaagattaaaaaaaatagattactcACAAATAGAACAGCAATTTAAGGGCAAAGAATTTagcatctagaaaaaaaatcagcgcCAGTTTTCCTACTGGAATCTTCTCAAGACTTCATGTATGCTTCGTTTCTCTCAGTTTTATTATGTATAATTTGAGGAAAACTTGATTGTCCCTGGGTGCATGAATATCTCTATAGTCACTTACATCACTTAAAATCCTCAGATTaccttttatttctgatagtccagtataatataatgtaatttttttctcttccagttaCTAGGGTGTCTGTTGAAAAAACATGATAAATTGATGTGTATTTCTCTTAAAGCAAAGGTTAATGTTGAATGTTAATAAATTGTCTTTTTACCCAGACATGTAGTTAGTTCCCAGTAGCATCATAATGCTATTGGAAAACATAACCACACATCAGTACCTTGGGTTCATCTCCTCTGTGCCACCAAATGGAATTGCAACTTGCATACTTCAGATAAATGACCACTTGCTGCTGAACcagattattaatattttctgattGGGATAAATAGCAAAGCCACCTCATGTTTAAAAATCCTAAGCAATATCAAAGTAAGAAGGAAGGTGAGGCCAGATaacaatttttctatttctcccaaaTCTTAGGGAACTGCTAGTAACAACAGACCCTACAAAGAGGAAATTGGCATGTCagcttcaactttttaaaaaaaggaataccaaCTCAGGcaaaaatccttgaaaaagaTAGCCAAAGATCAAGATAACTCAAAGGCTCCTAACCTTACCTCCCCTCAGAGAAAAgttataaacaaaggaaaaagacaaacagaCCACACCCTAAGAAACTCATCTAAAATAAACCTCCAGTCAATTTGTAGGAAACCAGGAAAGGCTATGCGAAAAACCCAGACAAATGACCACGGGAACACTCAAAAATTTTACTTGCAGTCATCTACAATGTAGTTTTATTAAGTATTCCCTTAATAAGGCAAACATCTATCAGAGGCTGTCATAATGACCTTATTATAGGGGAAAGTTCAAGATAAAAGGTAATTAattaacaaagcaaaagaaaaggggaggagggcagggggtgggggtgaatgggtgacgggcactgaggggggcacttgatggaatgagcactgggtgttattctgtatgttggcaaattgaacaccaataaaaaataaatttattatttttaaaaaagcaaaagaaaaagtaagtatgagaaaatctgaaaagaagttAAAGTCTGGTGGGTGAGCAAAGGATTATGAGTAGGACACGAGGATGCAAAGATCTCTGAGTAAGATATCTCTCTGCTCTATCCCACTCCCTAGAAACTCCAGGAAtagaacacataaataaataaattcccccTCTCTGAATTATAGGGGGGCAAAATAGAGCTTGAAGAGAAAAGatggaaatacaaaaaatatagacTTGGTCCTGATATTCTGTTGAAGCCAAAGTTCAGGGCTGCATTCTACATTAGAAAAAGATAGGAAGCTTGAACCTTTCTGCCAGAAAACATAGATAGGAGCCCCAAATTGGCATAGGCAGTTACAAGAAGAGGAACAAACATTCACTTTATATCAAAGCTgaaggaatatattaaaaaaactgtTGTGTTATAAATGagtaacaaaaaaatacatggcagagcctcaattttaaaaacatcagcacacacacaaaagagacagtaaaattaaagaaacatattatTTAAAGGATGAATATAGAGCCTCATAAGGAAGTAATCATAGccaaaaaaaagaactttccctACAAGCGCCTTCTACaatagaagaatataaaaaacaacagGAATTCAATGAGAGACTTCAAAGAtgagatgaagaaacaaaagaattcGGAAGACTGTAGAACTGAGAAAACCAACTAAAGACCAAAATAATACCCACAGGGAAATAAAAGCATTGCAAATAGCAGTAAAGCACACTAAAGCAAGTTGAATTCTTAagagtacagaaaaaaaattttataggaaaaaatgcAAGTTAGCACTGAGAATGGTGGTATAGGAAGAATGGATTCCCCATAAGAAAGAAGCTACATAGGTATATAGAACAGATGTTAGGAAAGCAAAACAATAGAAAACCACTAAGATAAATACAGACGGTGACTGCATAATGATAAAAGTCTAAATTCactaagaagatataacaatttgcaaaatatgcaaatcaaaagtTGGGTGAGCTAtgggaaaatttgaaaaattcatgATCATAGTGAACATTTTCAACATGCTTCTCTCAGTTATCATTTATATGTATAACAATATAAtagagtgactcagtcagttaagcatctgactcttaatttgagttcaggtcatgatctcagggtcatgagatcgggcctggtgtcaggctccatgcttaatgCAgcgtctgcttgggattctctcttcctctccctctgccccgcccccctgctcacactttctctctaaataaataaataaataaaatctttttttaaaaaatgtataatagtataatatagtataatacaatacaatacaaaaaattttaatatatactatCAACCATATTCTGTAACCACAGTGCAATTAATCAGcatcaaaaacataaatgaaaactcCCATAtacttggaaaatttttaaaaattgggtctAAATATGTTATGggtgaaaaaaatgttcacagatatttaaaaatactctgggatagagcagcccaggtggcttggcggtttagcacctgccttcagcccagggcatgatcctgaagtcctgggatcgagtccctcatcgggctccttgcagggagcctgcttctcttccctctgcctgtgtctctgcctctttctttctgtgtctctcatgaataaataaataaaatcttaaaaaaatactttgggataaacaatgatggaaatgttatatatcaaaactcatttgattaaaaaaagtaGTATTAAAAAGACTTCACTTTTTAATGAAGTAATTACATTAGAATGATTATATTAGAAATAAGAAAGGCCAGAAATTCATGAATAGTTATCTAACTTAAGAATGGCTAGTGATGGGGatccccggatggctcagcggtttagcgcttgcctttggcccagggcatgatcctggagtcccaggatcaagtcccacgttgggctcctggcatggagcctgcttctcccttctactgtgtctctgcctctctctccctctctctctctctctctatgtctatcataaacaaaaaaataaatctttaaaaaaaaaaagaatggctagtGATGGAGGATGTTACAAATAATAAATTTGGACCATGACCAGTTACAAATATTAACAAAAGGCTcattaagggcagcctgggtggctcagtggctcagcggtttagcgccaccttcaccccagggcatgatcctggagacctgggatcgagtcctgcatcaggctccctgcatggagcctgtctctccctctgcctgtgtctctgcttctctctcgctcgctctctctgttgtctcatgaataaataaataaaatcttttttaaaaaaggctcatTAAAAGCTGCAAAATGAATGACAACTATGTGTAGTAGtccttccttaaaaaaagaggagagaaatccTGTTTTTTCCTATATAACTTCCACCTAGTAATTTATGTAGGAATTTATATAGGATAAATTCTTTGCTGATAACATCATAATTTATTCTACAGCTTACAAAATACCGAGGTGTAGAAATGAACTAACCCAAAGTAGAAATGAACATTACccagaaagaaatgcagaaacaGATGAAATTTGAGACTTTCCCTTCAAAGAGAGAATAAGTGAGTTTTCATTTGAGCAAAGGatagttggggtgcctgggtggctcagtgggttaggtgtctgacttttgattttggctcaggtcacaatctcatgaTCATGAAGggggccctgcctcaggctcagtgctcagcaaaGTGAGCTTGAGAtcctttctccccctgccttcgTCCCTCCCCCCATTCTCATGCactcgcatgctctctctctcaaaataaacaaacaaacaaaaaaagatagtTGAATTACATTAAGCATGTtgttcttgctttaaaaaaaaattatttacttgagggagagagagcaagaacgtgagtggggggaggggtagaagcagactcctcattgatgagggagcccaatgtggggctcaatcccaggatcccaggatcatgacctgagccaaaggcagatgcttagccaactgagggACCCAGGCACGCCTATTGCTCTTGCTTTTATTGTTCCTGTTcttgttttaaaagtttgaatGGATGCTAAGTAGCAGAAAGTGAGCTTAGTTGACTTATTTAACACCCATTTTAAATCACTTCTAGTTTGCCTTCCTAGTTCTCTAAAGACTGGAAAGCTAAAGATTATATTTCCTAGATTCCCCGTCCATCTGGGCTTCAAGGAAGTGATCCGTGCTCTGTATCTATATAAGATTTGGGCTTAGTATTAGCAAGAAAAAAGGCAACAACacatagaagaggaagaagctggtTCTTCTTTAGCAGGGGTGATGGTTAATTTATGTGccaacttggctaggctatgCAGCCCAGTGTTTAGTCAAACAGCAGTCTAAATGTTGCCCTGAAGATATTTTTCAGAAGTGAGTAAGATTTATAATCAATAGCCTTTGAGTGAAACAGATAACTTTCCGTAATGTGGCTGAGCTTCATCCAGTCAACCGAAGGCCTAAACATCATAGACCAAGGTTTCTCATGAAAGAAGCAATTTGCCATCAAGACTGCAACATAGAGACTCACCTTGCAGATTCTGGATTAATACTGTAACATTAAATCCTACCTGAATTTCTAGACTGCTGACCTACTGGACATAGATTTTAGAATTATCAGCTCCTACAATCCCACAATTACATGAGCCAATTCTGTTAATTAAACTGAGAGACGGTGACAGAGACAGGGAAACAGGTCATGGCAGATGGGGTCTTTTGTCTAGAACAGTCCAAGGTGTGCATAAGTGGGTGGGTATTTTGATCCTTACATTTCAGCCACACCCAACTAACAGGCTCCAGACTCTTTTGCATATATTTCCTCTTTCTGGAACGCCCATCACCTCTCACCTGTCCATGTCAGCTGAGGAACTCCATCTCACACTCAACTATAACTTTCTCTAGAATAATTCCTTGAAACTCTAACCAGTGAAACACTCTCTCCTGAGTGTGCACAGAGtactttttttcatgtttttcttttgagatgtATCTTATTGCAATCATTATTTTACATACTTAATCCATTCTTCTCTTGCCATACACACTAGAGTATGAGTTTGTAAAGGACAGAGAATgcatgctggtgtgtgtgtgtgtgtgtgtgtgtgtgtgtgtatgtgtttaatcTAAAGTTTTACTTGGAATATAATAGTTTCTTGAcattttgttgaattaatgagtgACTGAGTGATTTAATTTATGTAGCAGCAACTATTTTCACCCATCCCGATTTCTCTTAATCTGGGCATTCTTACAGACTCCATGGCAACAAAGTGCTTAAATAACCTCAGAGGATATTATTCACTCCCAGTAACCCTCACAAGCAGAAAGGGTCATATGGAAAAGCTTTCAGAGAAAAAACAGAGGTAAATAACTTACTAAATCCATGTTGCTTATGTTAATCAAATGCTCACAGAAATACATAAAagaggggatccatgggtggttcagtggtttagcatctgcctttggcccagggcgtgatcctggagtccggggatcaagtcccacatcaggctccctgcatggagcctgcttctccttttgcctgtgtctctgcctctctctctctctctctctgtctctcatgaataaaataatttatttaaaaaatatacatcccctttaaaaaaaaaagaaatacataaaagaataGTATTACTTGTAAATAGTCACGCATTAGACTCCCATCAGCTTTCTTCTGCTTATTTCTGACTAGTTGCCAAGATCAAAGCTTTGGAATCAAGTGAACTTGAACTCAAAAACATACTTCCTTCACAAACTAAGCTGCAGAGATCTTGGGACACTCACCTGATCTCTCCAAATTTCATTTCTCTCATCTAAGAAACACAACATATACATCTCTGCCTCAACAAAACATCACTAGAGTTACATGTGTGTGAAATAATTACCATAATATCTGGCACATAACAAGCACTGAATAATTGTTAACCATAGAGATTATGATTATTGTAGTGTATAAATCACAGAAGAATTTATAGAGATTAATGCTTGTGAAGAGAGAGTTTTATAGCCCATTGATACATCTTTAAAACACATATGTGTATTATTTCATTGTGAAAACTACATCCATATCTTTATTACCTTAAAATAATAGGTAACACAAGGTCAAAGGGTAATGCCTTTATCATATACTGACTTCAtacttaataattatttcttctctgaGGACAGAGGTGTACTACTTCATTAGGTCTTATAATACTTTTCATTGGTTGGTGAATAATCTTATGCTCCCCCTTTACTAACAAATCCATCTACAATATTTCATAGTCACATGCTAACCAATAGGTATAGAAAGGTAATGattatttctggaagaaaaagaaccaagaaaagCAAAGCTCCCCAGGCTTTGATCCATAAAAGTGTCTTTGACATACAATATTTTGTAAACAATGAGCCAGGCTATCTTTCTGCTGAGATGGTCTAGGCACAGTCTTCCCTAAAGGTAAGAATAGAAAAATGATTGATGATATTGTTTTCAGCTGCATAGTTTGTTAATAAAATTAGACATCTCAATAATACCTCAGTCTCCTCACCATCAAAGAGCACTCTCATAAAGGCATTTGccatgcttttaattttaaactaaagTAGGAGTTAACATGATTACTATGTTTGCAGTATCTACtttatcatttctatttaaaGTAAGTAAAGTTAAAAGAGCATACTGAAAGGAATTACGGCACAAAACATGAAGGCATCCTTCAGTTGGTTTGGAAATTCAGAAGCTTCCTGGATGAAATCTGAAACTGGCTCCAAGCTGATGAGGAAGGAACAAAGAGACAGACCACTCCACACaggtaggtggcaggtttaataagcaagggcACTTGATTCAAGGCTTGTCTCAGGCAGCTGCAAGATGGATAGATTTCCACACCTGCCCTCCAGAATCCTAAAACTGCAGAGAAGTTAGGTTCAGTCATTTATTcagtccagatggtctcaacaacacaTTGCTTTCACAAGACTGCATCCTTGAAAACGGGCTCCCATGGTGGGAACAGTGAGCAGTCCATACATTCCTAGGGTATAAGGTATAGGGTATAGGCGAGGGTATAGGAGACTCATTGCTGAATCAAGCTCACAAGTCAACCAGAGGTCTCATCTCCTTGACGAACTCCTCCAACACCTTCCCTCTAAGAAGCAAATAAACACAACTAATTACTCTGAAAGGAGAGATTTTTATTAATAACTTGAGCAAATTAAAAGCAAACCGAACTCAGGTAACCACTACATCAAAGAAATGAcacttttttatttctgctcattTACAAGGCATTAACCTAGGGTGCTCATGGCTATTGATCGGCATATTTGTCCTCCTTTCATCCTTTTTCTCTATCTCCAATTCAGTTACAGTtcagttttaaaacatatatttcattTGGATGGAACATAAAGTAGGGGTGGTAATCTAATTGGTATGTCTTTGCAACTATGCAGATTATCTGGGAGGAAGATAAGGCAGCAAGAATAATGAAGACCTTTTATTCAGTACCTATTAAATAGGAAGAGTTGTAATTATATTTTCTCATGAGATAGGTGTTATaaaacccatttta
This genomic window from Canis aureus isolate CA01 chromosome 8, VMU_Caureus_v.1.0, whole genome shotgun sequence contains:
- the LOC144318534 gene encoding uncharacterized protein LOC144318534 isoform X4 encodes the protein MSTYSAGMSSVSTCVTYMTSQLWNQPFLQRLLVPFNGQWRMVFRHQDLDVSLEPVSDFIQEASEFPNQLKDAFMFCAVIPFTSEQLYTIQLTLFEVRNGNK